A genomic window from Massilia sp. METH4 includes:
- a CDS encoding methyl-accepting chemotaxis protein: protein MLNRLTIRTRLIATMAVLGFLIAITGGTGVYGIRSVNAALEETYSNQLVSSQATSDSKLLLTRARLVHDRAVFHPDSPDVPALLKRANDFLAKSDEAWQRYLSLEQDAEEKALSDKVGATRKALVDNGLHALEQALLAKDAARIDQIVMKDMQALYSAYSDASDKLDDYQLATAKHSFEASQRLYGTVMALSIGAIIAGIALIVVACVTLVRAIMGPLREALEHFDAMSAGDLSRRVDVKRHDEMGTLMKGLATMQQKLADTVRTVREGSSSIAVASNEIADGNLDLSRRTEQQAASLEETASSLEELTSTVRQNADNARQASDMAATASQVAQQGGQIVARVVDTMGAITTSSKKIEDIIAVIDGIAFQTNILALNAAVEAARAGEQGRGFAVVASEVRTLAQRSAAAAKEIKELIDNSVASVEAGSTLVGQAGTTMNEIVTSIARVAGIMTEIMSATSEQSSGIDLINDAVTQMDQVTQQNAALVEEAAAAAGALQEQAATLEETVSVFRLEQQASGHAAAPLKRPAVAHSAAQLAWQ from the coding sequence ATGTTGAACCGTCTCACCATCCGTACCCGCCTGATCGCCACGATGGCCGTCCTGGGTTTCCTGATCGCCATCACCGGCGGCACGGGCGTCTACGGCATCCGCTCCGTCAATGCAGCCCTCGAGGAGACCTACAGCAACCAGCTGGTCTCGTCGCAGGCCACCTCCGATTCCAAGCTGTTGCTGACGCGTGCGCGCCTGGTGCACGACCGTGCGGTGTTCCACCCCGATTCGCCGGACGTGCCGGCGCTGCTCAAGCGCGCCAACGACTTCCTGGCCAAGTCGGACGAGGCGTGGCAGCGTTACCTGTCCCTCGAACAGGATGCGGAAGAAAAAGCGCTGTCTGACAAGGTGGGCGCCACGCGCAAGGCGTTGGTCGACAATGGCCTGCACGCGCTGGAGCAGGCGCTTCTCGCCAAGGACGCCGCGCGCATCGACCAGATCGTGATGAAGGACATGCAGGCGCTGTACTCCGCCTACAGCGACGCGTCGGACAAGCTCGACGACTACCAGCTCGCCACCGCGAAGCACAGCTTCGAAGCGAGCCAGCGCCTGTACGGCACCGTGATGGCCCTGTCCATCGGCGCCATCATCGCCGGCATCGCACTGATCGTGGTCGCTTGCGTGACCCTGGTGCGCGCCATCATGGGCCCGCTGCGCGAAGCGCTCGAACACTTCGACGCGATGTCCGCCGGCGACCTGTCGCGCCGCGTCGACGTGAAGCGCCATGACGAAATGGGCACGCTGATGAAGGGCCTGGCCACCATGCAGCAAAAGCTCGCCGACACGGTGCGCACCGTGCGCGAAGGCAGCAGCTCGATCGCCGTGGCCAGCAACGAAATCGCCGACGGCAACCTCGACCTGTCGCGCCGCACCGAACAGCAGGCGGCCAGCCTGGAGGAAACCGCGTCGTCGCTGGAAGAGCTGACGTCGACCGTGCGCCAGAACGCCGACAACGCGCGCCAGGCCAGCGACATGGCCGCCACCGCGTCGCAGGTAGCGCAACAGGGCGGCCAGATCGTGGCCCGGGTCGTCGATACGATGGGTGCCATCACCACGTCGTCGAAGAAGATCGAGGACATCATCGCCGTCATCGACGGCATCGCCTTCCAGACCAATATCCTGGCGCTGAATGCCGCCGTGGAAGCGGCGCGTGCCGGCGAGCAGGGGCGCGGCTTCGCCGTCGTGGCCAGCGAAGTGCGCACGCTGGCCCAGCGCTCGGCCGCCGCCGCCAAGGAAATCAAGGAGTTGATCGACAACTCGGTAGCCAGCGTGGAAGCGGGTTCCACCCTCGTCGGCCAGGCCGGCACGACGATGAACGAGATCGTGACGAGCATCGCCCGCGTGGCGGGCATCATGACGGAAATCATGTCCGCCACGTCCGAGCAAAGCTCGGGCATCGACCTGATCAACGATGCCGTCACACAGATGGACCAGGTGACGCAGCAGAACGCCGCCCTGGTCGAGGAAGCCGCCGCCGCCGCGGGCGCCCTGCAGGAACAGGCCGCCACGCTGGAGGAGACGGTGAGCGTGTTCCGGCTGGAACAGCAGGCATCGGGCCACGCCGCCGCGCCGCTCAAGCGCCCTGCCGTCGCGCACTCGGCCGCGCAGCTGGCCTGGCAGTAA
- a CDS encoding zinc ribbon domain-containing protein, producing the protein MSKALRLSEKWFQRGLWIVALLFAGFLIGLGGKVVDNLNLVEEPIELVQFIDPAKLAAVHETIRATDRREEDARKALEQAEQQHRVTKANTESARDTFNNWLSTRHATARPDQDPELIARTRQLDDLAARERKALGEVEQQQQVRLNARQASEAAYEQLHALERAAQAPLEKAQHLRELRIFAYRLALTLPLLLAAGWLWKHKRKSTWWPFVWGFIFFALFAFFVELVPYLPSYGGYVRYVVGILLTVVVGRQAILGLQRYLERQKAAEALPDTQRRENLGYDIAMARMAKSVCPGCERQVDLKDTKIDFCPHCGIGLFNRCVACEARKNAFTRFCYACGTQAAAPKA; encoded by the coding sequence ATGAGCAAAGCACTTCGCCTCTCCGAAAAATGGTTCCAGCGCGGCTTGTGGATCGTCGCGCTGCTGTTCGCCGGCTTCCTGATCGGCCTTGGCGGCAAGGTGGTCGACAACCTGAATCTGGTCGAGGAACCGATCGAACTGGTCCAGTTCATCGATCCCGCCAAACTGGCGGCGGTCCACGAAACGATCCGCGCCACCGACCGCAGGGAAGAGGATGCCCGCAAGGCCCTCGAACAGGCGGAGCAGCAGCATCGCGTGACCAAGGCGAACACGGAATCGGCGCGCGACACCTTCAACAACTGGCTCTCGACCCGCCACGCGACGGCGCGCCCCGACCAGGACCCCGAGCTCATCGCGCGCACGCGCCAGCTCGACGACCTGGCGGCAAGGGAGCGCAAGGCGCTGGGCGAAGTGGAACAGCAGCAGCAGGTGCGCCTGAATGCGCGCCAGGCGAGCGAGGCTGCCTACGAACAGTTGCATGCGCTGGAACGCGCGGCGCAGGCGCCCCTCGAAAAAGCCCAGCACCTGCGCGAGCTGCGCATCTTCGCCTACCGCCTGGCCCTGACCTTGCCCCTGCTGTTGGCAGCAGGCTGGCTGTGGAAGCACAAGCGCAAGAGCACGTGGTGGCCCTTCGTGTGGGGCTTCATCTTCTTCGCGCTGTTTGCCTTCTTCGTCGAACTCGTGCCTTACCTGCCGAGCTATGGCGGCTATGTCCGCTACGTGGTCGGTATCCTGCTCACGGTGGTCGTCGGCCGGCAAGCCATCCTCGGCCTGCAGCGCTACCTGGAGCGGCAAAAGGCGGCCGAGGCGCTGCCCGACACGCAGCGCCGCGAGAACCTGGGCTACGACATCGCCATGGCGCGCATGGCCAAGAGCGTGTGCCCCGGCTGCGAGCGCCAGGTGGACTTGAAGGACACGAAAATCGACTTTTGCCCGCACTGCGGGATCGGGCTGTTCAACCGATGCGTGGCTTGCGAGGCGCGCAAGAATGCGTTCACGCGGTTTTGCTATGCCTGCGGGACACAGGCCGCCGCACCCAAGGCATGA